A single window of Zea mays cultivar B73 chromosome 10, Zm-B73-REFERENCE-NAM-5.0, whole genome shotgun sequence DNA harbors:
- the LOC103640926 gene encoding uncharacterized protein — protein sequence MNFLYRTTQPAAPELPRISEQDHRNALQKTTSTLEGLIADDSHHQPSSAHSEDGAANNGSRDISGDSSSVDLKSPVPLGTHADVMEDEGWITIPCKALPESWNDISEMVQLQALDRSFLFPGEQVPILACLSASKQDLQVISPFRIAAVMSKNGTSMQNFTNKSSPVSANGHDNGAAGESGYQDVELNGEASPSGHDILETQSLLQMEDHKQQIEHVLRRFRESNFFVRIAESVEPLWSKKSVTSTTMADERSDNQGNSKSSRSNVYNTISDKGVFDGNTSGGVARDVVKCYSLQNGDIVVVLQVNVSVNKLEDPVLEVLQFEKSISNNCMPGNLVDGQCDSNDDPCQELLSWLLPLDRTLPPRSLAPPTLNPSVSHKQSYSASGSQIFNFRSYSMPSASSVQTPNNIRPPPISESQEFMPEKPAKTPDIINDGQLSFRGVPLEPERYSVRCGLEGVYLPGKRWRRKVEIIQPIEVQSFAAKCTVENLLCVTVKNIAPTHAKDIVVFIDAITIVFEEASKGGAPLSLPIASIEVGHGHSLPNLALRRGEEHSFILKPATMSSRERKTNSHAPLALSLPTMTGATLNTHTPKAGEPYADLSDQYAVLVSYRCNYTESKLFFKQATSWRPSAASDLMISVSSELSLRNPSLGARVPQLPVQILTLEATNMTSENLTLTVLAPEASGSSSVVSLNSSPTTPNGSFDGVNESAKRSGVGKDGIGFRRLNSVLATPKEGDNGGNRMSNASGCTHLWLQSAVPLGCVPARSSTTVKLELLPLSDGIITLDTLQITAREKGLAYIPEHSLEIHATSGMSSGRS from the exons ATGAATTTCCTCTACCGAACTACGCAGCCTGCAGCGCCTGAGCTGCCAAGAATTTCAGAGCAAGATCACAGGAACGCCTTACAAAAGACGACCTCGACACTGGAGGGTCTCATTGCGGACGATTCACACCACCAGCCCTCCTCTGCCCACAGCGAAGATGGAGCTGCTAATAACGGGTCTAGGGATATCAGTGGGGATTCTTCATCTGTTGATTTGAAAAGCCCAGTCCCACTGGGGACACATGCCGATGTCATGGAAgacgaaggatggatcacaattcCATGCA AGGCACTTCCTGAAAGTTGGAACGACATATCAGAAATGGTTCAGTTGCAGGCTCTGGACCGTTCCTTCCTTTTTCCAG GCGAGCAGGTTCCTATACTGGCGTGCCTGTCAGCTTCTAAGCAAGATCTACAGGTTATATCCCCCTTTAGAATTGCTGCAGTAATGTCTAAGAATGGAACTTCTATGCAAAACTTTACAAATAAATCTAGCCCTGTCAGTGCAAATGGTCATGATAATGGAGCAGCTGGAGAAAGTGGCTATCAGGATGTTGAACTCAATGGTGAAGCATCTCCTTCAGGACATGATATTTTGGAGACTCAATCTCTCCTTCAGATGGAGGATCATAAGCAGCAGATCGAACATGTGTTGCGAAGATTTAGAGAATCAAATTTTTTTGTCCGGATTGCGGAATCAGTGGAACCTCTATGGTCCAAGAAAAGTGTAACTTCAACTACGATGGCAGATGAACGATCAGATAACCAGGGAAATAGTAAGAGCTCAAGGAGTAATGTTTATAATACCATTTCTGATAAAGGGGTTTTTGATGGTAACACATCTGGGGGAGTTGCTCGAGATGTTGTCAAGTGTTATTCTCTGCAAAATGGAGACATAGTG GTTGTTTTGCAAGTGAATGTTAGCGTTAACAAATTGGAAGATCCTGTGCTTGAAGTCCTTCAGTTTGAGAAAAGTATATCAAACAATTGTATGCCTGGGAATCTTGTGGATGGACAATGTGACAGTAACGATGATCCATGTCAGGAGCTGCTTAGTTGGTTGCTCCCTTTAGATCGCACATTACCACCTCGTTCTTTGGCACCCCCTACTCTCAATCCAAGTGTATCACACAAGCAATCTTATTCTGCTTCTGGTTCTCAAATATTCAACTTCAGAAGTTACTCCATGCCTTCAGCCTCTTCTGTTCAGACACCAAATAATATAAGACCACCACCAATATCTGAAAGTCAAGAATTTATGCCTGAAAAACCTGCAAAAACCCCAGATATTATAAATGATGGGCAACTTTCGTTTAGAGGAGTTCCTTTAGAACCTGAACGGTATTCTGTACGTTGTGGTTTAGAAGGCGTGTATCTACCAGGGAAAAGATGGCGGAGAAAAGTTGAAATCATTCAACCAATTGAGGTTCAATCTTTTGCTGCAAAATGTACTGTGGAAAATCTTCTCTGTGTCACAGTAAAG AATATTGCTCCTACTCATGCAAAAGATATAGTCGTATTCATCGATGCAATTACTATTGTATTTGAGGAGGCATCCAAAGGAGGTGCTCCTTTGTCTTTACCAATTGCTAGTATTGAGGTTGGGCATGGTCACAGCTTGCCAAACCTAGCACTCAG GAGGGGCGAGGAACACTCTTTTATTCTCAAACCAGCAACTATGTCCTCAAGGGAACGGAAGACTAACAGTCATGCACCTCTGGCCTTATCACTCCCAACGATGACCGGTGCTACTTTAAATACTCATACACCAAAGGCTGGTGAGCCGTATGCTGATCTAAGTGACCAATATGCTGTACTGGTATCTTATCGCTGTAATTACACAG AATCGAAACTTTTTTTCAAGCAAGCAACAAGCTGGCGACCCTCTGCAGCCAGCGATCTTATGATCTCAGTATCATCCGAACTGTCTTTACGGAATCCTAGTCTTGGTGCTCGTGTTCCTCAACTCCCCGTGCAG ATACTAACACTCGAAGCTACTAATATGACATCCGAAAACCTTACATTAACTGTCCTTGCTCCTGaagcatctggttcttcttcagttGTATCCTTGAACTCATCTCCAACCACCCCAAATGGTTCTTTTGATGGTGTTAATGAGTCAGCAAAAAGATCTGGGGTGGGAAAAGATGGGATTGGCTTTCGAAGATTGAATTCTGTCCTAGCTACTCCAAAAGAAGGTGATAATGGAGGAAACAGAATGAGTAATGCTTCAGGCTGTACTCATCTGTGGTTGCAAAGTGCAGTGCCCCTAGG GTGTGTTCCTGCCCGCTCAAGCACCACTGTCAAACTTGAGCTGCTACCATTATCAGATGGAATTATCACACTTGATACTCTGCAAATAACCGCAAGGGAGAAAG GCCTTGCTTACATACCGGAGCACTCCTTGGAGATACATGCCACCTCTGGTATGTCATCAGGAAGGTCATAG